A single genomic interval of Portunus trituberculatus isolate SZX2019 chromosome 41, ASM1759143v1, whole genome shotgun sequence harbors:
- the LOC123516405 gene encoding uncharacterized protein LOC123516405, whose protein sequence is MKTTKGVLMGFPLGLPVSIISQQPKVVTATRCTYRDQETRQVIIECDGPLPGHLDLQIWGTFYIRPYTPEPLRCYQCQAFGHGRSQCKNSPRCGICGSDHDTNQCLQRFKAKETVTNKCPNCGGSHHAWNKACPERRRKIQEGINTQIDWVQKHCQAPPGTFVWGTQRNADLRAPPQQLNAADFPVLQTSNHQASLPAPRAPAPASPSARPPPSQEPTITLTTTSLKSLLTDFAMSLSQILKQDIDQDKLVAAVTSAVRNHTTVPQADPQTTTPSTKPKKHTASPETTTSPTRPHRQSSNQQHHQALHNQQQRPGLRNGNGCVNRQQQDAIEPRQPQLPDTGNHHTPLEQHGSRPLRILQWNIQGAKLKLHLLQEAAKTDLVDVFLLQETLTTEDHQLRLRRYNTYSIPRIPGVTSQCLWYHLAADQSFINVMSHPLELPWNVPMVTHYAEYGP, encoded by the exons ATGAAAACAACGAAAGGTGTTCTGATGGGCTTCCCCCTGGGGCTTCCAGTGAGCATCATCTCCCAGCAACCGAAGGTAGTCACTGCCACCCGCTGCACCTACAGGGATCAGGAAACGAGGCAAGTGATCATAGAGTGCGACGGTCCCCTCCCCGGACACCTGGATCTACAGATATGGGGAACTTTTTACATACGCCCCTACACCCCGGAACCTCTCAGGTGCTACCAGTGCCAGGCTTTCGGCCACGGTCGGAGCCAGTGCAAGAACAGTCCTCGCTGCGGCATCTGCGGCAGCGATCACGACACGAACCAATGTCTCCAGCGCTTCAAGGCAAAGGAAACCGTGACGAACAAGTGCCCGAACTGCGGAGGGAGTCACCACGCTTGGAACAAAGCCTGCCCAGAAAGGCGCCGCAAGATTCAAGAGGGAATCAACACCCAGATAGACTGGGTTCAGAAACATTGTCAGGCTCCTCCAGGAACCTTTGTCTGGGGTACTCAGAGGAACGCCGACCTGCGTGCTCCTCCGCAACAATTGAATGCAGCAGACTTCCCGGTCCTGCAAACCAGCAACCACCAAGCCTCTCTTCCAGCACCACGAGCTCCCGCTCCCGCATCTCCATCAGCCCGGCCTCCACCGTCACAAGAACCGACAatcactctcaccacgacatCTCTGAAAAGCCTCCTCACCGACTTCGCCATGTCCCTGTCCCAAATCCTGAAACAAGACATAGATCAAGACAAACTCGTCGCGGCCGTGACCAGCGCAGTCAGAAACCACACCACAGTGCCACAAGCAGATCCCCAGACTACCACACCCTCCACCAAGCCAAAGAAGCACACAGCATCACCAGAAAcgacaacctcgcccactcgcCCG CACCGACAATCCAGCAACCAGCAGCACCATCAAGCCCTCCACAACCAGCAACAAAGACCAGGACTCAGGAATGGCAATGGATGTGTCAACCGACAACAGCAAGATGCCATCGAGCCACGACAACCCCAGCTACCAGACACAGGAAACCACCACACTCCCCTCGAGCAACACGGTTCCCGTCCGCTGCGCATCTTGCAATGGAACATCCAAGGTGCCAAATTGaagcttcacctcctccaggaAGCAGCCAAAACAGACCTGGTTGATGTTTTCCTTCTACAAGAAACACTTACCACAGAAGACCATCAGCTTCGTCTCAGGAGATACAACACCTACAGCATCCCCCGAATACCAGGAGTGACGAGTCAATGTTTGTGGTATCATCTGGCTGCAGATCAAAGC TTCATCAATGTGATGTCTCACCCGCTTGAGCTGCCTTGGAACGTGCCCATGGTCACACACTATGCAGAATATGGCCCCTGA